In a genomic window of Punica granatum isolate Tunisia-2019 chromosome 6, ASM765513v2, whole genome shotgun sequence:
- the LOC116211680 gene encoding ribosomal RNA small subunit methyltransferase — translation MAGGKIKREKAKPAGAPYQGGISFHKSKGQHILKNPLLVDTIVQKSGIKSTDVILEIGPGTGNLTKKLLDAGKSVIAIELDPRMVLELQRRFQGTPYSNRLRVIQGDVLKTDLPYFDICVANIPYQISSPLTFKLLNHQPAFRCVVIMFQREFAMRLVAQPGDNLYCRLSANTQLRARVFHLLKVGKNNFRPPPKVDSSVVRIEPRKPAPDSNLVREFDGLMRICFNRKNKTLGSLFRQKTVLSMMEKNYKTLQALQQSQGDMAVGMVGNLDFGGTEEDLKMEVDDGDDEMELEDGGEGGEGSEFKEKVLSVLKEGDFEEKRSSKLTQQEFLYLLSLFNKAGIHFS, via the exons ATGGCGGGAGGCAAGATTAAGAGGGAGAAGGCGAAGCCAGCTGGGGCACCGTACCAGGGAGGCATCTCCTTCCACAAGTCCAAGGGCCAGCACATTCTCAAGAACCCTCTCCTCGTTGACACCATCGTCCAGAAGTCCGGCATCAAGAGCACCGACGTCATCCTCGAGATTGGTCCTGGTACCGGAAACCTCACCAAGAAGCTCCTCGACGCCGGGAAGTCCGTTATCGCCATCGAATTGGACCCTCGCATGGTTCTCGAGCTCCAGCGCCGGTTTCAGGGTACTCCTTACTCGAACCGATTGAGG GTTATTCAAGGTGATGTGCTGAAAACTGATCTCCCCTACTTTGACATATGTGTTGCGAACATCCCTTACCAAATCTCCTCCCCTTTGACCTTCAAGTTACTGAACCACCAACCAGCCTTCCGGTGTGTGGTTATCATGTTCCAAAGGGAGTTTGCGATGCGGCTGGTTGCTCAGCCCGGGGACAATCTCTATTGTCGCCTCTCTGCAAACACACAGCTCCGTGCTCGAGTTTTCCACCTTCTCAAGGTCGGGAAGAACAACTTCCGACCCCCACCGAAGGTGGATTCCTCTGTGGTTAGAATTGAGCCCAGGAAGCCTGCTCCCGACTCTAATCTCGTTAGAGAGTTTGATGGGTTGATGCGGATTTGCTTCAACCGGAAGAACAAGACCCTGGGCTCACTCTTCAGGCAGAAGACCGTTCTTTCCATGATGGAGAAGAACTACAAGACCTTGCAGGCCCTGCAGCAGTCGCAAGGTGACATGGCAGTCGGGATGGTGGGTAATTTGGATTTTGGGGGCACGGAGGAGGATCTGAAGATGGAGGTTGATGATGGCGATGACGAGATGGAGTTGGAGGATGGTGGTGAAGGAGGGGAGGGGTCTGAGTTCAAGGAGAAGGTGCTGAGCGTGTTGAAGGAGGGTGATTTCGAGGAGAAGAGGTCGTCGAAGCTCACACAACAAGAGTTCTTGTACCTGCTTTCTCTGTTCAACAAGGCCGGGATACACTTCTCTTGA
- the LOC116212212 gene encoding uncharacterized protein LOC116212212: protein MRKSDYIKGGGRTTELRKIYLLVSLSLSLRSFFRQNRSPLSSSSSSSSFAEHLCFLAWSQSEEADECLDSLPSSPSLSLSDAQRLLIRRKGESHFSFSDLFPVPLPAGPKDTPMDVVLEKTYDAKIGKGMPDL from the exons ATGCGTAAATCAGACTATATAAAAGGAGGTGGAAGGACGACGGAGTTAAG AAAAATTTACCTTTTggtctctctctcactctctctgcGTTCCTTCTTCAGACAAAACCGCTCCccactctcttcttcttcttcttcttcttctttcgcCGAGCATTTATGCTTCCTCGCTTGGAGCCAAAGCGAGGAAGCTGATGAGTGCTTGGATTCTCTcccctcctctccctctctctcacttTCTGACGCGCAGAGACTCCTCATCCGTCGCAAGGGCGAATCCCATTTCAGCTTCTCGGATCTCTTTCCCGTCCCCCTCCCTG CTGGGCCGAAGGATACTCCAATGGATGTCGTGTTGGAGAAGACATACGATGCCAAAATAGGAAAAGGCATGCCCGACCTTTAA
- the LOC116209880 gene encoding uncharacterized protein LOC116209880, which yields MGWKAAQKLIQNWKILRGDNVMIIRGKDKGETGVIKRVIRSQNRIIVEGKNLVKKHIKQGQGHEGGIFTVEAPLHVSNVQVVDPVTGNPCKIGVRYLEDGTKVRVSRGQGASGSIIPRPEILKIRTTPRPTVAGPKDTPMDVVLEKTYDAKTGKGMPDL from the exons aTGGGTTGGAAAGCAGCTCAGAAGCTCATCCAGAATTGGAAGATTCTCAGGGGAGACAAT GTGATGATAATTAGGGGAAAAGATAAGGGCGAGACTGGTGTTATAAAGCGGGTGATCCGCTCTCAAAACCGTATTATTGTTGAGGGCAAAAACCTG gTCAAGAAGCACATCAAGCAAGGCCAAGGTCATGAGGGTGGGATATTTACAGTAGAAGCGCCTCTTCATGTCTCAAATGTCCAAGTCGTTGACCCAGTAACAGG GAATCCCTGCAAGATTGGAGTTAGATACCTCGAAGATGGCACTAAAGTGAGAGTTTCAAGAGGTCAGGGAGCATCCGGTTCCATAATTCCTCGTCCTGAGATATTGAAGATAAGAACTACTCCACGACCGACAGTTG CTGGGCCGAAGGATACTCCAATGGATGTTGTGTTGGAGAAGACATACGATGCCAAAACAGGAAAAGGCATGCCCGACCTTTAA
- the LOC116209879 gene encoding 2-dehydro-3-deoxyphosphooctonate aldolase 1-like, producing MDSSSAVLFNKLKAAQPLFLMAGPNVIESEEHILRMAGQIKAVALKVGLPIVFKSSFDKANRTSSKSSRGPGMAEGLKILEKVKVAYDIPIITDVHETIQCEAVGKVADIIQIPAFLCRQTDLLVAAAKTGKIINIKKGQFCASTVMVNSAEKIRLAGNPNVMVCILSHKNDLVVDPRNLEWMREANCPVVADVTHSLQQPAGKTLEGGGVASGGLRELIPCIARTAVAVGVDGIFMEVHDDPLNAPVDGPTQWPLRHLEELLEELVAIARVSKGRQKFKIDLTPYRI from the exons ATGGATTCGTCATCAGCAGTTCTCTTCAACAAGCTCAAG GCTGCGCAACCTCTCTTCTTGATGGCCGGTCCCAATGTGATCGAGTCCGAGGAGCATATTCTTCGTATGGCCGGGCAGATTAAGGCTGTCGCTTTGAA AGTTGGTTTACCAATTGTATTCAAGTCAAGCTTTGACAAAGCTAACCGCACGTCATCTAAATCATCTCGGGGACCTGGCATGGCCGAGGGTCTGAAG ATCCTTGAGAAGGTTAAGGTAGCTTATGACATTCCCATAATAACTGACGTGCATGAAACTATCCAG TGCGAAGCGGTTGGCAAAGTTGCAGATATTATCCAAATCCCGGCATTTTTGTGCCGTCAG ACAGATCTCCTGGTGGCAGCAGCGAAGACTGGAAAAATCATCAACATTAAGAAAGGGCAGTTTTGTGCTTCTACT GTTATGGTGAACTCTGCTGAGAAAATAAGACTGGCTGGGAATCCAAATGTAATGGTTTGCATTTTATCTCATAAGA ATGATTTGGTTGTTGATCCACGGAATCTTGAATGGATGAGAGAAGCTAATTGTCCAGTT GTAGCTGATGTTACGCATTCTCTCCAACAGCCTGCTGGGAAAACG TTGGAAGGCGGAGGTGTTGCTAGTGGGGGCCTTCGTGAACTGATACCATGCATTGCCAGAACAGCAGTTGCTGTTGGAGTTGATGGAATATTTATGGAG GTGCACGACGATCCTTTAAATGCACCTGTTGACGGTCCGACTCAATGG CCTTTGCGCCATCTGGAGGAACTGCTTGAAGAACTTGTTGCAATAGCT AGGGTGAGCAAGGGGAGGCAGAAGTTCAAAATTGATCTGACACCGTATCGCATATGA